The following proteins are co-located in the Camelina sativa cultivar DH55 chromosome 12, Cs, whole genome shotgun sequence genome:
- the LOC109127985 gene encoding uncharacterized protein LOC109127985, with protein MSNCTPVTTLFDTSAKLLSAVGPPVADPSLYRSLVGALQYLTFTRPDIAYAVQKTCLYMHDPCEPHFTAMKRILRYLKGTISDGLHITHSNKTTLTAYTDADWAGCPNTRHSTSGFAVFLGNNLISWPSKRQPTVSRSSAEAEYHSVANLVAKTIWIRNLILELHCLLNTATLVYWDNICAVRVFHVPSSHKYADIFTKCLPTSLFQDFKSSLNVHPHYVSTARGY; from the exons ATGTCCAACTGTACACCGGTCACGACTCTCTTTGACACTTCGGCCAAACTTCTCTCTGCTGTCGGACCTCCTGTTGCTGATCCATCACTATACCGTAGCCTTGTCGGAGCCCTCCAATATCTCACTTTCACTAGGCCGGATATCGCTTATGCTGTCCAAAAAACTTGTCTTTATATGCATGACCCTTGTGAGCCTCACTTCACCGCCATGAAACGCATCCTTCGTTATCTTAAGGGAACCATCTCGGACGGCTTACACATCACTCATTCCAACAAAACGACACTCACTGCCTATACTGACGCAGACTGGGCCGGCTGCCCCAACACACGTCATTCCACTTCTGGTTTTGCCGTCTTCCTTGGTAACAACCTCATCTCCTGGCCTTCTAAACGACAACCAACTGTCTCACGCTCTAGTGCTGAGGCAGAGTATCACAGTGTGGCCAACTTAGTTGCCAAAACAATATGGATCCGTAACCTAATCCTTGAACTTCATTGCCTACTTAACACTGCAACGCTTGTGTACTGGGATAATATATGTGCA GTTCGAGTCTTTCATGTTCCTTCCTCCCATAAATATGcagacatcttcaccaaatgtCTCCCTACATCTCTGTTTCAAGACTTCAAGTCCAGTCTTAACGTTCATCCTCATTACGTTTCGACTGCGAGAGGGTATTAG